The Accipiter gentilis chromosome 14, bAccGen1.1, whole genome shotgun sequence genome contains a region encoding:
- the NCOA6 gene encoding nuclear receptor coactivator 6 isoform X1: MSDRLPLLETMVLDDLPNLKDTYASLYSSAMEDLEVDFDSGLEEDELKQEAAPEDSTIFVAFKGNIGDRDFEQKLDTILENVPGLLHMESNKLKLQKIEPWNSVRVTFNIPREAAERLRILAQNNNQQLRDLGILSVQIEGEGAINLALAQNRSQDVRINGPLGASNSVRMETGFPMQGGQGLIRMSNAAAVMMSQSGNVPSSMVASGASAELQPRTPRPPSQPDAMDPLLSGLNIQQQNHPSGSLAPQLHSMQSVPVNRQMNSANFQQLQQQTQLQTRPPQPHQQPQQGIRPSFTSPAQVPVPPGWNQLPSGALQPPPTQGALGTLTVNQGWKKAPLPGQMQQQLQARPSLATVQTPTHPPPPYPFGSQQASQAHSNFPQMSNPGQFTAPQMKSLQGGPSRVPTPLQQPHLTNKSPASSPSSFQQGSPASSPTVNQTQQQMGPRPPQSSTVPQGFQQPVSSPSRNPMVQQGNVPPNFMVMQQQNQGPQGLHPGLGGIPKRLPPGFPAGQANQNFMQGQVPSTAPGTPVNSGAPQLQTSQNVQHTGGQGSGPPQNQMQAPHGPPNMMQTNLMGLHGNMNNQQAGASGVPQVNMGNIQGQPQQGPQSQLMGMHQQIVSSQGQMVNIQAQGSLNPQNQMILSRTQLMPQGQMMVTPQNQNLGPSPQRMTPPKQMIPQQGQQMMSTHNQMMGPQGQVLLQQNSMMEQMMTTQMQGNKQPFSTQNQSNVMTGPAQLMRGPTPNMQGNMVQFTGQMMAQQGPVNGNPSQVMGIQGQVLRPTGPGPHISQQLGDTTTTTNNDVNLTQMLPDVPVQQPNMVPSHMQAMQGNNSASGSHFSGHGLPFSTGFSGTPNGNQISCGQNPVFPVNKDVTLTSPLLVNLLQSDISAGHFGVNNKQNNQNANKPKKKKPPRKKKNNQQLEQTTSSEPRPAGLEESDQSSMSGEQGMNLDNSGPKLSDFASRPPGYPSQPVEQRPLQQMPPQLMPHTQQPQQQQQQQPPQPPPQQAQAPPQTPQQQQQMMMMLMMQQDPKTVRLPVPQGVHPPRGPLNPDAQRMPMQQSSNMPVMVNLQGPGSVPPSPDKQRISLPGNPPLGNNARKMVYQDNVQNPSSSPLGEVSSVSSLPEGGGAEGPPASVAQNNMTSHLVVSQNQLMMTGPKPGPSPLSTAQGASPQQQSNSLPSALTHHFPNVATPSQTSRPKTPNRASPRPYYPQTPNNRPPSTEPSEISLSPERLNASIAGLFPPQINIPLPPRPNLSRGFDQQGLNPTTLKAIGQAPSNLTINNQSSFAAPQSHKLEGVVINSGKQTNTGGTKRASPSNSRRSSPGSSRKTTPSPGRQNSKAAKLSLTTQQNPSLLQNMELQRNMMAGPSSLPTPVTTSFQNNNMLSNQNPAISAPAMTGIPEDNKESLSVPQDNECQSAQGVQGNKDQPSIELKGIPTPEMKMLVSEEQSKKDGQALDTSKLPVMEESKTMVSAAMREAPTSLSQLLDNSGAPNVTIKPPGLTGLEMAPIVTAGEELKKIAVIPPLQDSSLSKEPSNSLSLPQNNEPCSNPGHQELGEMNSNVAQSVPPVMQRPVSSSISGSLPPNQITVFVTSNPITSSANTSAPLPSHLQPALVSTVVTMPNVGSKVMVSEGQSAVQSNSRPQFITPVFINSSSIIQVMKGSQSSTIPAAPMTSNSSLMPQSVAVVGPLHIPQNIKFSGPAPPSTSSSSPVSSIPTSRPLVLNPLAPPVQLSSPATVSSNVPSHPPAQQVKDFSPEETTSQSGGSSDQCSVTAMQSGPVVSPLLTSSPGSGNRRSPVSSSKGKGKVDKIGQLLLTKACKKVTGSLEKGEEQYALDGEAEGQGLEMSVPNSLGTEQSPAELDNKTVTPPAPSLIKQSTSGAGSSSVSTAAAAPASASPSVPTSTPPTSVLSVVTTPAVPDPAPAAPSTNGSNHSSLPAEQTGIGVVEEKAGAHQELLQSTASSQHLTQKKTSVAPSESTVQRTELETNAPVVAGQSNETKENCEKSKTPIRRNSRTEDSAASQETVENGQRKRSSRPASASSTAKETSASAMQSKRRKSK; the protein is encoded by the exons gtttaATAAGAATGAGCAATGCTGCAGCTGTCATGATGTCCCAGAGTGGAAATGTGCCTTCCTCTATGGTGGCAAGTGGTGCTAGTGCTGAGCTGCAGCCAAGAACACCTCGGCCTCCCTCACAGCCAG ATGCAATGGACCCACTCTTATCTGGGCTAAATATCCAGCAGCAAAATCATCCATCTGGATCTTTAGCTCCCCAGCTCCATTCAATGCAGTCAGTTCCTGTAAACAGGCAGATGAACTCAGCCAACTTTCAGCAGCTACAGCAGCAGACGCAGTTGCAGACACGTCCTCCCCAGCCACATCAGCAGCCACAGCAGGGTATTCGACCTTCATTTACTTCACCAGCACAGGTTCCAGTTCCCCCTGGCTGGAACCAGCTTCCTTCTGGAGCACTTCAGCCTCCTCCAACCCAGGGAGCATTGGGTACATTGACAGTAAACCAGGGTTGGAAAAAGGCCCCATTGCCTGGACAAATGCAGCAGCAACTTCAAGCAAGACCATCTCTAGCAACAGTACAAACTCCTACTCATCCTCCACCTCCATATCCTTTTGGAAGCCAGCAAGCTTCCCAGGCTCACTCAAACTTTCCCCAAATGAGCAATCCTGGCCAGTTTACTGCTCCTCAAATGAAAAGCCTTCAGGGAGGGCCCTCACGGGTTCCTACACCACTACAACAACCCCACCTGACCAACAAGTCTCctgcttcctctccctcctccttccagcaGGGATCTCCTGCATCATCTCCAACAGTTAACCAGACGCAGCAGCAGATGGGACCAAGGCCTCCCCAGAGTAGCACGGTTCCCCAGGGATTTCAGCAGCCTGTCAGTTCTCCTAGTCGTAATCCTATGGTGCAACAGGGGAACGTACCCCCCAACTTCATGGTGatgcagcagcaaaaccaaggTCCACAAGGTTTACACCCTGGTTTAGGAG GAATACCCAAGCGCCTCCCCCCAGGGTTCCCTGCAGGCCAGGCTAACCAGAACTTCATGCAAGGTCAGGTGCCTTCCACAGCTCCAGGAACACCGGTGAACAGTGGAGCGCCGCAGCTGCAAACTAGCCAAAATGTGCAGCACACAG gtggccAAGGATCTGGACCTCCTCAAAATCAGATGCAAGCACCACATGGCCCACCAAATATGATGCAGACCAATCTAATGGGACTTCATGGAAATATGAACAACCAGCAGGCTGGTGCTAGTGGGGTGCCACAAGTTAACATGGGCAACATACAGGGACAGCCTCAGCAAGGACCACAGTCTCAGCTTATGGGAATGCATCAGCAAATTGTATCCTCTCAAGGACAGATGGTAAACATTCAGGCTCAGGGATCACTGAATCCTCAAAACCAGATGATACTTTCTCGAACTCAGCTCATGCCACAAGGCCAAATGATGGTgacaccacaaaaccaaaatcttgGTCCTTCTCCCCAAAGGATGACCCCACCCAAACAGATGATTCCCCAGCAGGGACAACAGATGATGTCTACACACAATCAGATGATGGGACCTCAGGGCCAGGTCTTGTTGCAGCAAAACTCAATGATGGAACAGATGATGACCACTCAGATGCAAGGAAATAAACAGCCTTTTAGTACTCAAAACCAGTCCAATGTTATGACGGGGCCAGCTCAACTGATGAGAGGACCAACCCCAAACATGCAAGGAAACATGGTGCAGTTCACTGGGCAGATGATGGCACAGCAAGGCCCTGTGAATGGTAATCCTTCTCAGGTTATGGGAATTCAAGGGCAGGTTTTAAGACCCACTGGACCTGGTCCTCACATATCTCAGCAACTTGGGGATACTACTACTACAACAAATAATGATGTGAACTTGACACAGATGTTACCGGATGTTCCTGTGCAGCAGCCAAACATGGTGCCTTCTCACATGCAAGCAATGCAAGGAAACAACAGTGCTTCAGGGAGTCATTTCTCTGGCCATGGGCTGCCTTTCAGTACAGGGTTTAGTGGAACGCCAAATGGGAATCAGATTTCCTGTGGGCAGAATCCTGTTTTTCCTGTCAATAAAGATGTTACGCTCACAAGTCCGCTCTTGGTTAACCTTCTACAAAGCGATATATCAGCAGGACACTTTGGTGTGAataacaaacaaaataatcagaATGCCAACAAGCCGAAGAAGAAGAAGCctccaaggaagaagaaaaataatcaacaaCTAGAACAAACAAC ttcttcagAACCACGTCCAGCTGGCCTGGAGGAGAGTGATCAGTCATCGATGTCTGGAGAACAGGGAATGAATTTAGATAATTCAGGCCCTAAACTTTCAGATTTTGCAAGTAGGCCACCAG GTTATCCATCTCAGCCGGTGGAACAAAGACCACTTCAGCAGATGCCACCTCAACTCATGCCACATacacagcagccacagcagcagcagcagcagcagccaccacagcCACCACCACAGCAAGCCCAGGCACCACCACAAACaccacagcaacagcagcagatgaTGATGATGCTTATGATGCAGCAGGATCCCAAAACGGTCAGGCTTCCTGTACCACAAGGAGTTCACCCACCAAGAGGGCCTCTGAATCCAGATGCTCAACGAATGCCAATGCAGCAAAGCAGTAACATGCCAGTAATGGTTAACCTCCAAGGTCCTGGATCAGTGCCTCCATCTCCTGATAAACAAAGAATTTCCTTGCCAGGCAATCCTCCTCTGGGaaataatgcaagaaaaatgGTTTATCAAGATAATGTACAGAATCCTTCCAGCTCACCCCTTGGAGAGGTTTCATCAGTATCCTCCCTTCCAGAAGGAGGTGGAGCTGAAGGCCCCCCAGCATCAGTAGCTCAGAATAATATGACATCTCATTTAGTAGTTTCACAGAACCAATTAATGATGACGGGACCCAAACCTGGACCGTCTCCACTTTCAACTGCACAAGGTGCAAGTCCCCAGCAGCAGTCTAATTCTCTGCCTAGTGCTCTTACACACCATTTTCCAAATGTTGCCACCCCATCACAAACTTCAAGGCCTAAAACCCCAAACAGAGCAAGCCCAAGGCCATACTATCCTCAGACTCCTAATAACCGTCCACCTAGCACAGAACCATCAGAAATTAGCTTGTCTCCAGAGAGACTCAATGCTTCTATAGCTGGTCTGTTCCCTCCCCAGATTAATATTCCTTTACCTCCCAGGCCTAATCTCAGTAGAGGATTTGACCAGCAGGGTCTTAATCCCACTACTTTGAAGGCCATTGGACAAGCCCCATCAAATCTCACAATTAACAATCAGTCTAGTTTTGCTGCTCCACAGTCACACAAATTGGAAGGTGTGGTCATTAATTCAGGAAAACAGACCAACACTGGAGGAACAAAGAGAGCAAGTCCAAGCAATAGTCGAAGGTCTAGTCCTGGATCCAGTAGGAAAACTACACCAAGCCCTGGCAGACAGAATTCGAAAGCAGCTAAATTATCATTGACAACTCAGCAGAACCCATCTCTCTTGCAGAACATGGAATTACAAAGAAATATGATGGCTGGTCCCTCTTCTTTGCCGACACCTGTGACGAcaagttttcaaaataataacATGCTAAGTAATCAGAATCCTGCTATTTCTGCACCTGCTATGACTGGTATTCCTGAAGACAATAAAGAGAGCCTTAGTGTGCCTCAAGACAATGAGTGTCAAAGTGCACAAGGTGTCCAAGGTAACAAAGACCAGCCAAGTATTGAACTAAAAGGTATCCCTACtccagaaatgaaaatgttggtTTCAGAAGAACAGTCAAAAAAAGATGGGCAAGCCTTAGACACCAGTAAGCTTCCAGTCATGGAGGAAAGTAAAACCATGGTATCTGCAGCTATGAGGGAGGCACCAACTTCTTTAAGTCAACTTCTTGATAATTCTGGAGCTCCTAATGTAACCATTAAGCCCCCTGGGCTGACTGGTCTTGAAATGGCACCGATAGTCACTGCTGGTGAGGAGCTAAAGAAGATAGCTGTCATTCCTCCACTACAAGATTCATCCTTGAGCAAAGAGCCATCTAATTCACTTAGCTTGCCTCAAAATAATGAGCCCTGTTCAAATCCAGGGCACCAGGAACTGGGAGAAATGAACTCAAATGTTGCACAGAGTGTTCCTCCAGTAATGCAAAGGCCTGTCAGCTCTTCTATTTCAGGTTCTTTACCCCCCAACCAGATAACAGTTTTTGTAACTTCAAACCCTATTACATCTTCTGCTAATACATCAGCACCGTTGCCATCTCACTTGCAACCTGCGTTGGTGTCGACTGTTGTCACAATGCCCAACGTAGGGAGCAAAGTTATGGTTTCTGAGGGACAGTCAGCAGTTCAGTCTAACTCCCGGCCACAGTTCATTACACCTGTTTTTATAAACTCGTCGTCAATAATTCAAGTTATGAAGGGCTCTCAATCAAGTACGATTCCAGCAGCCCCGATGACTTCTAACTCCAGTCTAATGCCTCAGTCAGTTGCGGTTGTTGGTCCTTTGCATATACCGCAGAATATAAAGTTCTCTGGCCCCGCTCCTCCCAGCACATCATCCAGCAGTCCTGTTTCTAGTATTCCCACCAGCAGGCCACTGGTTCTTAATCCCTTGGCACCTCCTGTTCAGCTGTCTTCTCCTGCTACAGTTTCTTCCAATGTTCCTTCACATCCTCCTGCTCAGCAAGTCAAAGACTTCAGCCCAGAGGAGACCACTTCTCAAAGTGGTGGGTCAAGCGACCAGTGCTCTGTTACAGCAATGCAGTCTGGACCTGTGGTTTCACCTCTTCTTACAAGTAGTCCAGGATCTGGGAACAGACGAAGTCCTGTTTCTTCGagtaaaggaaagggaaaagtagACAAGATTGGCCAACTCTTGCTGACTAAAGCGTGCAAGAAAGTCACTGGCTCCCTTGAGAAAGGGGAAGAGCAATATGCTTTGGATGGAGAAGCAGAAGGTCAGGGACTAGAAATGTCAGTCCCAAATAGTTTGGGAACAGAGCAATCACCAGCAGAACTAGATAATAAAACTGTGACACCTCCAGCACCCAGTCTTATAAAACAGAGCACTTCTGGGGCTGGCAGTTCGAGTGTCAGCACTgcggctgctgctcctgcctctgcatcTCCAAGTGTACCAACAAGCACTCCTCCTACGAGCGTTCTGTCGGTTGTAACCACTCCTGCAGTCCCAGACCCTGCGCCTGCAGCACCAAGCACTAATGGTAGTAACCACAGCAGTTTACCAGCTGAGCAAACTGGGATTGGTGTGGTGGAGGAGAAAGCAGGAGCACATCAGGAACTGCTACAAAGTACAG CATCCTCTCAgcatttaacacagaaaaaaacttcaGTTGCACCATCAGAAAGTACTGTTCAAAGAACAG aaCTTGAAACAAATGCTCCAGTAGTTGCTGGTCAAAG TAATGAGACAAAAGAGAATTGTGAAAAGTCTAAAACTCCAATTAGAAGAAATTCAAGAACAGAGGACTCTGCCGCTTCACAGGAAACTGTAGAGAATGGACAGCGCAAGAGGTCCTCCAGACCAGCAtctgcatccagcactgcaaaag AGACGAGTGCCAGTGCAATGCagtcaaaaagaagaaaatccaagtaA